One window from the genome of Crassostrea angulata isolate pt1a10 chromosome 2, ASM2561291v2, whole genome shotgun sequence encodes:
- the LOC128172669 gene encoding uncharacterized protein LOC128172669, producing the protein MSVLKPKHSLVGKSLVPVILKFKAQVERIEECDLNRLKKGHALTRYNLDELRTEFEGLTGESSRDILLLTGREEDFDSLVILMHFAIEQANMVGAPKGQVLVQSSSAEVNQGAASSVQNSGAVASSCSAATASTTCSSSVSTASVSQASGDKNMETRLRDIERKMESMKEKSGEDQVEECLRQVRILAGRPNLTQAHVLLAALETLVDVAFRNSHKDADFYSKSFTHCKKYENCKDLCGLTMKLFGSAEDRKIANVVADWLKGKKYEGSGVVEDKENVGQNSNKSLGDLTGMQANSYPYVPLLGQPHFPFSPYPVPYSGYPAQSFGFPRPSVRGMGIRPRRGRCLFCKDLGHFVADCPKMKK; encoded by the exons ATGAGTGTGCTAAAACCAAAACATTCATTAGTGGGAAAGTCTTTGGTGCctgtaatattaaaatttaaagcacAAGTAGAGAGGATAGAGGAATGTGACCTTAACAGACTAAAAAAAGGACATGCATTAACCAG ATATAATCTGGATGAGTTAAGGACAGAGTTTGAAGGACTCACGGGAGAAAGCTCGAGGGATATTTTGCTTTTAACTGGGAGAGAAGAGGATTTTGATAGTCTGGTTATATTGATGCATTTCGCCATAGAGCAGGCAAACATGGTGGGGGCACCAAAAGGTCAAGTTCTAGTGCAATCTTCCAGTGCTGAAGTAAACCAGGGGGCGGCTTCATCTGTTCAAAACAGTGGAGCTGTGGCTTCATCCTGTTCAGCTGCCACTGCTTCTACTACATGTAGCTCATCTGTGTCAACAGCTAGTGTCTCTCAGGCTTCAG GTGACAAGAATATGGAAACAAGATTAAGAGACATTGAGAGGAAGATGGAATCTATGAAAGAGAAATCGGGGGAGGATCAGGTAGAGGAGTGTTTAAGACAAGTTAGGATATTGGCTGGTCGTCCTAACCTTACACAGGCGCATGTCCTCCTGGCTGCTTTAGAAACACTTGTTGATGTCGCATTTAGAAATTCTCACAAAGATGCTGATTTCTATTCAAAATCTTTCAcacattgtaaaaaatatgaaaattgtaaaGATTTATGTGGGCTTACTATGAAACTATTTGGTTCAGCTGAGGATAGAAAAATTGCAAATGTGGTAGCTGATTGGCTTAAGGGGAAAAAGTATGAAGGGTCTGGAGTAGTTGAGGATAAAGAGAACGTGGGTCAAAATAGTAACAAAAGTTTGGGAGATTTGACGGGAATGCAAGCTAATTCTTATCCTTATGTACCATTGTTGGGACAACCACATTTCCCTTTTTCCCCTTATCCTGTGCCATATTCTGGATACCCTGCACAGAGTTTTGGGTTCCCTCGTCCTTCAGTTAGAGGTATGGGTATTCGCCCTCGTAGGGGAAgatgtttgttttgtaaagacTTGGGACATTTTGTAGCTGATTgtccaaaaatgaaaaaataa